Below is a window of Arabidopsis thaliana chromosome 2, partial sequence DNA.
gtctttgagactggttgtttctatttttcatgtccagtttgcttcaaggttgcttttggttttaacttgttgtaggacgtttctggactgtttcagacgcaaggagagtctctcctgggtttaattgttgttagaatcactttgttaaggtgagtgcgtgaccatgagtttatctgagcgattgggttgtatttattgttttgtgtgatggtatgtaggtgtggtgaatgtgttttgggtgaattgttcaatgactggtttgtttatgatgtatttgtgattatacCCTTTTaattgcttgtgtgtatagttCGTAGATGAGAtgatcgcctcactaagtatttgtgataatatttacacatctctttctttttgatgcaggtaaagataaagtgtgatcgtaGAATCATGggaaggaagagaggatgatttaggaactcgtttgatttatttttgtgttttggttattggaatcCGGTTAGGGTTGTGTTAGGATTGTTAGTCATacttggttttgtttggttgaattatttatttattcattaaatagtattttttgacttgctttttaaatattattttattggttggtttaattaagtatttatggaaatatttaattatatattttttttttaaaaagctcgggttgtttcaatttggtatcagagcgcTGATGGGAGGTTGGCTCATTAAAACAACCCGacccgttttttttttaaacataattaaatattcccataaatacttaattaaaccaaccaataaaacaacatttaaatcgtaagtcaaaaatactatttaatgaataaataaataattcaaccaaacaaaaccaagtatgactaacaatcctaacacaaccctaaccgggttccaataaccaacaaaaataaatcaaacgagttcctagatcatcctctcttccttgccatgattccacgatcacactttatctttacctgcaccaaaaagaaagagatgcgtaaatattatcacaaatacttagtgaggcgatcaTCCCATTCTACGAGCAATACACACAAGCAATTAAAAGGATATAATCACACATACATCATAAACAAACCaatcattgaacaattcacacaaaacacattcaccacatcTACATACcataacacaaaacaaaacatacaacCCATTCGCTCAaataagctcatggtcacgcactcaccttaacaaattgattctaacaacaattaaacccaggagagactctccttgcgtctaaaacagtccagaaacgtcctacaacaagtctcaaccaaaagcaacattcaaacaaattggacatgaaaaacagaaacaaccagtctcaaagacgaaaccctaaaatacaaactaaccATTAACTATTAAATCCCTCTGGTGAAACACTATCCTTAGACGTCACAAAATTTCCCACAAAAACCCGTGCCGATCGGAAATCAGATGAGACTACGATCGCGGTTACAATCCCtgctggtcctaattcgcgtcttAGAAAACatgtctcacgaaactgcgaataacttaaccaattttaatccaaaccCAATTTTGTAAACTGGAAAAAGCGATAAAAGACTTGGGAATAACcctaccaaatttcgttacctttgaAAACGATTTGATATGTCGAAAATGTTTCCTctcaaaccctaacgattctggttcttctccttttttctctttttttcctttataaaacgaaaagtggctaactaaagTCCTAATTTcaagtttccttcttttataggcacactctagggtttccaattaacccaaccgaTTAAACAGGACGATTTAAatacaaaccctaaccgattttccgattcacgggcgttacaattcTCCCCCACTAACATAGGTTTGTCCTCGAATCTAGCTTCACCCTTCCACTCCGAGGAACTCCGTGCAACCATCACTACGGTCCGCACTCCCTCCAACCAGACCCCCTCTAGGTCTCTCTATCTAATCGATATACTCACAATTTACTAGTCATTGTTGCTCACAACTCACTCTCTACTCTCAGACCTCAATCTTCGAGTATAAACTGTCACTCTCAGGCCTTGGCCTACGGTATCTCGGGTATCATACGTATTATCTTCCCCACTCAAAGTCAAACCCTGAGTTGTGTCGGCTCACTCTCAGCCACAAAGTCATCGAGTTACGAcacttggagaaaataataccaCAAAACTCGCTCTCGGGTCATCACCCTAAAGAGTGCTCTCGGATCGTCACCCGAAGCCACCGTACCCCTCGCACTCTAAAGACAGCAAGTCCCTCGAGTTACCGGTACCTCAGGAGCATACCCCGCTTCTCACAAGTTGTTGGGACCCTCATGTCCCTCGAGCACACAATACTAAACGCTTCCGAGCATATCTCCAGACTCTCTCATGGATTCGCGGAAGACACCTTTATGCCCCACCATCCATCATATCTCCTTGGGAACATCCTTATGACCAACTCCCGGCCATCTCGTAAACACACCTTCCTCTTaggttgtttactcaaactttccaaaaatagacaagtcctttttgggaaattttctatttttggaaacCACATAACACATTCTTAAATAAGACAACTCAAGtcaaatctaagaaaaaaaatactaatcttATAAATCATCAAATGTCATGATTCGTTACAACTCCAaacgaaaatacaaatgaaagagaaataagaacaacaactcaaaagctcaaaaaaaactcaacaacactGAAACTGGGAACCAAGGATAGACAAACTCATGCAGCAATCTGCTTCTCGAACCACTTTTTGAATTTTGCCTTCATCCTCGCCTCTGGCTCCTAAGTCTCCTCTGTCACACCATCGCAGTCCCACATGactttgatcaaaggaatcttcttccGCCGAAGTTCCTTGATCCTCCTCTCGAGAACCCTCACTGGTCTTGCCTCCAAAGTCATGTTGTACTGAAGATCCTCTGGAATCTTAGCCAACACCTCATCATCCTTGTAAAGACACTTCCTCAGCATCGACACATGAAAAATCTTGTGAAACCCACACTTAACATCTGGCAACTCTCACATGTATGCCACTGGTCCCACCCTCTCAACAATCTTGAACTGACCCATGTACCTCGGACTCAGTTTAGTCTCTGAGATAGACATGTTCAGACTTCGCAACATGGCCATCTTGAGATACACTCTATCCCCAACCTCAACTCaagctctctcctcctcttgtcaGCATAACTCCGCTGTCGATCCTGAGCTTCCTTCATGTTCAGCTTAAGAATCCGGATCCTCTCCGTGGTCTCCTGAACATAATCTGCACCATATATGGTCCTCTCCCCCACTTGGATCCAGCATAACGGTATCCTACATGGCCTCCCGTACAACGCCTCGAAAGGAGCCATCCCAATACTCGCCTGATAGGTGCTGTAATAAGCAAACTTTACCAAACTCAAGTGCTCTGCCCAATGACCTCCTCAATCCAAGACACACATCTGCAACATATCCTCAAGCGTCTGAATAGTCCTCTTAGATTGCCCATTTGTCTGTGGATGATAAGCCGTGCTTATCTGCACCTTAGTGCTCATCTCTGCCTGAAAGGCTCTCCAAAATGCAGAAGTAAACATGAAATCCCTGTCTGACACAATACTCACAGGTACTCCATGCAACTTCACGATCTTGCTCACATATTTCTTCGCCAACACTGCCGCTCCATCGGTTTTTCTGATGGCCAGAAAATGTGTTGATTTAGTCAGACGGTCCACGATCACCCAAATAGAATCTTTAGTTCGCGACACATGCAATCCAACCACGAAATCAATAGTGATAAAATCCTACTTCCACTCAGGAATGGGTAAACTCTGCAACAGGCCACCATGCACCTGATGCTCAGCCTTAACTAACTGGCAAACATCGCATTCTACGAGCCAATTAGCTACATCCATCTTCATCCCGACCCACTGATAGTACCGCTTGAGGTCTCAGTACATCTTAGTCGCTCCTGGaatgaatggaaaacatgTTCGCATGAGCCTCACTCAAGATCTTCCGTTGCAACTCCTCATCCTTAGGCACACAAACTTGCCATGCACAAGGATAGTCCCATTAGCTGCGAACTGATACTCAGAGCCCTCTGCCTTAGAAGCCGCAATCAACCCCTCATCCTTCTCCTGAGCCAACCGAACTCTATTCAGAAGATCTGCTCGATTCACAGCTTCCAATCCCAATGGCTCTCATGCCACAGCACACAACCGCAAAACACCAATCTCACTCACCAAGGCCTCAACACTCTGCCCTGGAGCCGCACCCACGCGCTTACGGCTCAACGCGTCTGCAACCACATTAGCCTTACCAGGATGGTAGGCTATCTCCAGATCATAATCAGCCACCAGCTCCATCCATCGCCTTTGCCTCAGGTTCAGCTCTGCCTGAGTGAAGATATACTTCAAACTTTTATGATCCGTGAACACCTGCACTTTCCCGCCATAAAGATAAGACCTCCAAATCTTTAAGGCAAAGATTACCGCAGCCATCTCCAAATTGTGAGTAGGATAGCTGCCCTTATTGTTCCTCAACTGCCGCGATGCATAGGCAATAAACTTCCCACGCTGCATCAGAACacaacccaaaccaactcTTGAGGCATCAATATACACCATGTAAGGCTCTCCATGCTCTGGCAATGCTAACACTGGTATACTcgtcaacatctccttcaggCTCACGAAACCCTCCTCGAACTTCGGTGACCACACAAAAGGAACATCCTTCCCTGTCAGCTTAGTCATCGGCTGTGCCATACTCGCAAACCCCTTGACGAATCTCCTGTAATACCCTGCCaacccaagaaaactcctgatCTCAGTGGCATTCGTCGGTCTAGGCCAGTCTCTGATAGCCTCAATCTTCTCTGGATCCATTGAAACTCCCTCTGCAGAAACAATGTGACCCAGaaaacccatctctctctgccaGAAACTGCATTTGCTCAACTTAGCGAACAACTTCTACTCCCGTagcttctccatcactctTCTAAGATGTACCTCATGCTCCTCGGGACTCTTAGAATACACCAGaatgtcatcaataaagatgatcacaaactcatcTAAAAACTCCTGGAACACGctgttcatcaacctcatgaacGTTGCAGGTGCATTAGTCAAACTGAAAGGCATCATTACTAACTCAAAATGTCCATATCTCGTCCTGAAAGCAGTCATGCAAACATCCGCCTCCGCTATCGGGATCTAGTGATAACCCGACGTCAAATCGATTTTGGAGAAACAAGTAGCACCCCTCAACTGATCCAACAACTCATCGATCCTTGGTAAAGggtacttgttcttcacaGTGACCCGGTTCGACCCCCGGTAGTCAATACATAAGCGGAAACTcccgtccttcttcttcacaaataacaCCGGCGCTCCCCAAGGTGAAGTACAAGGACGAATGAATCCCTTACCCAACAAATCCTCTATCTGCTTCTTCAGCTCTACCATCTCTGCTGGAGCCATCCTGTAGGGTGCCTTAGACAACGACGCTGTCCCTGGTTCCAACTCAATATTTAAAGGTACAGACCGTGATGGTGATAATCCCTGCAACTATTAAAATACATTCTCGAACTCCTGAACAACCCGAATATCGCTCACTGCTACCTGCCCCACAGACACCAGCATAGATATCGTCACAAGGTAAGCCTCGCAGCCCTTCTCGATCATTTTCTCTGCCTGCACTGTTGAGATGACGAGACTCCTTGAGGTAGGTCTCACTCCCTGATAAACCAATCTCCCTTCTGGTcgctcaaaagaaactctcccacGGTGGCAGTCAAGATGTACTCTGTAATGATCCAACCAATCCATTTCCAGAATAACATCATACAACTCTACAGGGCTAATAATCAAATCTGCTGGCGTCGACTCCCCTGCAATCTGAATATCCACACTCTTCGCTCTCCCCAGAACCGCTAGAAACTGCCCTCCAGCAACCTTGACGGCTCCAAACTGCTCACCAGGATCCCTACGGATGTTGCCGTGCGAGGCACTCTCCGTGGTAATGAAGCAATGCGATGCTCCAGAGTCAAACAACACATGGGCCTCTACACCGCCCACTAATAAGGTCCCTACACAAACCTCATGTGCTAAGAACCCTAACaatcatcacaaaacaattatatctAAAAACAGCTGAGATAATTCACAAAGTCTGAGAAATCATGCCATTGATCGCTCTGTTGCTGGTACTGCCTATCTCACGCGTAGTGTAGCCCTGTGGTGCTGCTGCAATATGTGTTAACTGCTGCACATTTTGCTGCACTCCCTGCTGCACTTGCGCTCCCTACTGCACCGCCGGCTGTACTACTGCCACTGTCATTCGCTGCAGCTTAGGACAATTCGGCCTGAGATGTCCTTTCTCCCTGCAATGGTAGCACTCCCTCGTCTCAGCTCGCTGCGTGCAATCCACTATTTTGTGGTCaaccacaagaaaaacatccCGCACGACCACCCTGTCCAGCTCTAGAAGGATGATCTTACTTCCTCTTCTACCCCTGCGCAGGCTTGGCACCCTTGCTAGGTGCCAGCTTCTGCTGAGTCTTCTTCTGTTGTACCGCTGGACTCACTGCCACCACCTGCCTCTGAAGGTCCTCCTCTATCTCAGCAGCTGTCTCCACCAGTGCCGCCTTCGTGGCGTACTGTGACACTCTACACCGCACCCTCAAATCCGGTCGAAGTCCCCTTAAGAACCTCTTCATCTAGGCCTGGTCATCCTCCATGCTTCGACCCGCATACACCAAAAGTCGGTTAAACTCCCGGTCATACTCCCGAACCGATCGCTCATACTATGTCAGCTCCAGAAAACGCACCTCCATACGGTCGAGCGCCTCCTGTGGAAAGTACTTGGCATTAAACTCAGCCACGAAATTTGCCCAAGACATATCCGCCTGCCTCCTCCTGGCAGTCACACTCCGCCACCACAAATGTGCATCTCCTTCTTAAAAATGCACTGCTTGAACTGAAGTTCCGCTCAACCCGCGACCTCCAACTATCGGCCTCCTCAGGACTAGTACCACCAGAAAAATACTTGGTACTAATCCTCTGCAACTGCTCCATCATCCTCAAATAAGATGGAATCTCCTCAGCAACCGCAGCCCACTGCTGCACCTCTGCTACTCGTGGTGCAACTGGAGCCTACACTGGTACCACACCTGGTAACCGCTCCAACAACTGCCTCAGCAGGCCCGCCAAACCAACCTCTGGAACCTAGGCTCCTCCGGCTGTGGCGCCCATCATTCCTGGGTCCTCAGCACCAACGGCATGCACACCCTAACCGGATtccaataacaaaaacacaaagataaatcaaacgagttcctagatcatcctctcttccttgccatgattccacgatcacactttatctttacctgcaccaaaaagaaagagatgcgtaagtattatcacaaatacttagtgaggcgatcatcccatctacgagctatacacacaacCAATTAAAAGAgtataatcacaaatacatcataaacaaaccagtcattgaacaattcacccaaaatacattcaccacacctacataccatcacacaaaacaaaacatacaacccaatcgctcagataagctcatggtcacgcactcaccttaacaaattgattctaacaacaattaaacccaggagagactctccttgcgtctaaaacagtccagaaacgtcctacaacaagtcacaactaaaagcaaccttgaagcaaactggacataaaaaacagaaacaaccagtctcaaagacgaaaccctaaaatacaaactaaccGTTAACTATTAAATCCCTCCGGTGAATCGCTAGCCTTAGACGTCAAAAAGCTTCCCACAAAAACCCGTGCCGATCGGAAATCAGATGAGACTACGATCGCAGTTACAATCCCCGCTGGACCTAATTCGTGTCTGAGAAAACGCAtctcacgaaactgcgaataactcaactaattttaatccaaaaccAATTCTGTAAACTGGATAATAGCGATAAAAGACTTGGAAATAACCCTACCAAATTGCATTACCTTTGACAACGATTAGATATGTCGAAAACgttttctcccaaaccctaacgattctggttcttttccttctttctctttttctcctttataaaacgaaaagtggctaactaaagtcctaatttctagttttcttcttttataggcacactctagggtttccaattaacccaaccgaTTAAACCTGACGATTTAAatacaaaccctaaccgattttccggttcacgggcgttacaattcATAACTTTTACGTTTACCTTTTAGCTTTGATTTCCTGTGTGTTTAGCTCCCTCTTGCATTAAAGTTGTCGGAAGCTAAGTTATTTAGTCTTATAGTTTTTGGGTTGTTGCAGGGAAGAGAATACAGTGCTCATAAATAGACCAACGTATATAATCGATATACTTGCAACCCCATAAATATTAGCAATGATGGAtaaaatcttttatgtttCTATTGTCGGTGGGGTATATTCTTCAAGTATATCTTCAGCATGTAATGCTTCCGCAACTATATTATAACCtgttattgttattttggttttatagggGTATTTTTGGGAGAAATTATATCGATGAAGAGAGAGGATTAATTATTAACTTATCATGCATAGTTTCTTAATATTTCAATCATCTGAGCATAGATATTAATATAGCCCATTTTTGAAATTAccatttttactaaaatcttACGGAtgtcattttttaaaacataaaaatgtaCGTATTgaggattttttttggtaaaaatacGTACTTGATACGAAATACTAAATCCTAAGAACAACCACAACCGACTAAACCCAAACATAACGAATAAAACGCATGTTAAATCACATTTTTGTAGCAAGGGCAAAATCcataaactattcaaaaaagagtaaaatccACAAATGTCATCCAATAAAACGACAAATCCATAATTGATTCTTCTATATATCTTGATATGTGTACTATTTTGTTGGAACTTAAAACTTTTATGTTTgttaaaagtgaaaacaagcatctcttatatttttgtttcttatatccAAGTGATCTTCCATGGGATTTGGTAATTACTAAAATTCGTGTGGAAATAGCATATTGTTAGGAAGTGAGTGATAAAAAGAGACCAGACTAAATATTTAAGGACCAACTGTGACACATGTTCCGTTTGACATGATTGGTACAAAAGAGAGCTTCAATCTGAGAGCCTCAAAGTCATTGCTGTTTCTCTCATCACTGGTCAACCAAATCGCTAAACATCGGTCCATCAACTCCTTACCACAGGACCAAGCTGAATTTCCTTTCAGAATCCTTGCCTTATCGAACCTTAAGATATTGGAGAGGTTTGAATCTGATGGTTGGTCAAGGAATGCTCTCATGGTTGCTTTAATGGCCTCACACCATATAGGACGTCCAACGTTCAAGAAGTCCTGCAATGCCGTCACGGGAAGGTTTACACTCCCCAATTCTGATTCATTGCGTCCGCCTTTTCCATGATAATCTGATCCTCCTAGCTTTAGCAGATTGTATGTATCAGCCAACTCGCTAAACACTGTTCAATCAACATTAAAATTCAGTGAACTCAAATAGATAGATAGACTGATAGAGAGGGAACGAGGGAGGGAGAGAGTGAGAGACCTTCTAACTTGCCGTCGCTCCTATAAACCTCGACCCCATGAAGTCCAGCATCCTTCAATCTCCTAATAATACCGACATGATTCTTCAACGCCCACGGATGTGCAAGCACAGCTACACCACCGGTTTTGCATATAAGTTTTACTGCTTCCTCGGCCATAGGCTCAGTCCCTCTGCAATAAGGTTATGCAACCATTCACATAGAAAAAAGTCAGTGTGATACTGACAGGTTTTAAACAAGTACCAACGAACTACACCAAATAAGAAAACTGATTAGCAATAGAAGTCTCTAACTATCAACCACTGCCCAAAGCAATATGCAAAACCAATCCTACAATATCCAAACTCATTTTCCCTAAACTTTCTTTTAGCATGTTAGATCTCTACTCTCTAGTTTCTCTAATATAGTTGATGAGCTGTCAACAGAGGTAAAGTCCACTACAACCCACCTAAGGTAAGCACTAGACTAGCATAAGATAATCATAAACGCTTAAATCCCGCAAGGTTCAAAAAAATCAGGTAACCTAGTGAAGAACTAGAACTTACGTAGCATAAGCAGGTCCACCATCATGTAAATATTTAGTGAAAGCTTGTCTCAAATTCTCCACGTAGCCTGCTTCAAGAAGCGCTCGGGCTACATGCATCCTACCCGGGGCAACATCCTTGCCTGCAATCCTGGTAACATGCTCCCATTTTAAAGGTATCTTTAGCTTATTCAATTTCAATACCATTTCTCTCCCACGAACGAAACGCCCATCTCTTATCTTCACCAAGAAATCTTCCAACTCATCATATAATGCTGGACCGGAAGTGCCATAATACGCAAGTATATGCACTGGCTCCTCAGACCCGGAGTCTCTGGATTTCGGCAAAGAAATTCATGACTGAGTTAAAGTATTACAAACAAGTAAGAATATTTTGAATCAAGCAATCACAACAAATATAAAGATGATACCTTAAACCGAATAATGTGCTGATCTCAATACCCGGAATGATCTTGATACCGAATCTACGTCCTGCTTCCACTGCTTCCGGGACACCAGCCATAGTATCATGATCCGTTAAAGAAAGAACTTTCACCTGCTTTGATCACATTGAGAAGCAATCAAATCCCTGATATCATCATGCCATCAACAGCTCCACTGTAAACCCATGCCGGATTGTGATATCAAAAGCGAAATTGATGGAAAAGATAAACCTTTCTCTCAGTCCTACGAACTACTCCTAATAATGGTACAGACGAAACAATCACACAAACAACCAAATCTATAACCTCAATGGTTATACTCTACCTAAAGCAGTGAACTTTGACGACCTACTAAAACAGAGGTACAAAGCTATAATCTTTATGGTAAAACTCTACCTAAAGCAGTGAACTCTGACCCACTAAAACAGAGGTACAAAGATATAAACTTTATGGTTAAACTATACTAAAGCAGTGAACTTTGACCCACTAAAACAGAGGTACCACGCTATAATCTTTATAGTTAAACTCTACCAAGTGAACTTAGTGTTAAGTGGCGAAACATCATCGAATTGGCGTTACCGTTGTGATGCACAATCTAATCAGAGCAATAGCTAATCTTAAGATAATTCACCAGCAAAGCAAAACCCAGTTCAGATCTTCTCCTGATTCACAAaccataaaatttgaaactaaCCCCATTGTTATAAGCCCTCTCCACGACCTTTGAAGGTGATAGAA
It encodes the following:
- a CDS encoding Polymerase/histidinol phosphatase-like protein (Polymerase/histidinol phosphatase-like; FUNCTIONS IN: DNA binding, DNA-directed DNA polymerase activity, catalytic activity; INVOLVED IN: DNA replication; LOCATED IN: cellular_component unknown; EXPRESSED IN: 22 plant structures; EXPRESSED DURING: 13 growth stages; CONTAINS InterPro DOMAIN/s: Polymerase/histidinol phosphatase-like (InterPro:IPR016195), Polymerase/histidinol phosphatase, N-terminal (InterPro:IPR003141), PHP, C-terminal (InterPro:IPR004013); Has 4358 Blast hits to 4353 proteins in 1589 species: Archae - 140; Bacteria - 3576; Metazoa - 0; Fungi - 2; Plants - 36; Viruses - 0; Other Eukaryotes - 604 (source: NCBI BLink).); this encodes MADDKKKRNKKKKRSTGNKRKMTTEQSEAFKSITDWLILGSSPSLSSSSDDFAVNINSGSLRCGEKVVFELHSHSNRSDGFLSPSKVVERAYNNGVKVLSLTDHDTMAGVPEAVEAGRRFGIKIIPGIEISTLFGLRDSGSEEPVHILAYYGTSGPALYDELEDFLVKIRDGRFVRGREMVLKLNKLKIPLKWEHVTRIAGKDVAPGRMHVARALLEAGYVENLRQAFTKYLHDGGPAYATGTEPMAEEAVKLICKTGGVAVLAHPWALKNHVGIIRRLKDAGLHGVEVYRSDGKLEVFSELADTYNLLKLGGSDYHGKGGRNESELGSVNLPVTALQDFLNVGRPIWCEAIKATMRAFLDQPSDSNLSNILRFDKARILKGNSAWSCGKELMDRCLAIWLTSDERNSNDFEALRLKLSFVPIMSNGTCVTVGP